The Bacillus alveayuensis genome contains a region encoding:
- a CDS encoding uncharacterized protein YktB (UPF0637 family) (product_source=COG4493; cog=COG4493; pfam=PF06335; superfamily=142913), translating to MGPLTPFQQEDFAVLEVEGLDARMDAIKRIIRPKLEAYGQHFSGFLTTLTGEEIFPHVAKHARRSVNPPDDTWVAFASNKRGYKKLPHFQIGLWKTHVFIWFAVIYECPIKQEFGKELKNHLASIMKEIPDHFVWSIDHTKPEIKKHGELTENELQTMIERLINVKKAELLCGVNIPRDEMINLSKKEFIMLIENTFKTLLPLYQLSKKVYSL from the coding sequence AGATTTTGCCGTGTTAGAAGTTGAGGGTCTTGATGCACGAATGGACGCAATAAAACGAATCATCCGACCTAAATTAGAAGCGTATGGGCAGCATTTTTCCGGATTTTTAACAACTTTAACAGGTGAAGAAATATTCCCACATGTGGCAAAGCATGCTAGACGTTCCGTTAACCCACCTGATGATACATGGGTGGCGTTTGCTAGTAATAAACGCGGATACAAAAAACTTCCTCATTTTCAAATCGGACTATGGAAAACACATGTGTTTATTTGGTTTGCTGTTATTTATGAATGCCCGATTAAACAGGAATTTGGAAAGGAATTAAAAAATCATCTTGCTTCCATTATGAAAGAAATACCAGACCACTTTGTATGGTCGATTGATCATACGAAACCAGAAATAAAAAAACATGGGGAATTAACGGAGAATGAGTTGCAAACAATGATTGAGCGTCTAATAAATGTGAAAAAGGCGGAATTATTATGTGGAGTCAATATACCGAGAGATGAAATGATAAACCTTTCAAAAAAAGAGTTTATAATGCTAATTGAAAATACTTTTAAAACATTGCTGCCTTTATACCAACTGTCTAAAAAGGTTTATTCGTTATGA